The Brevibacillus choshinensis genome includes a region encoding these proteins:
- a CDS encoding MFS transporter, which yields MKDAAFESNIRAGLNEWIGLAVLSLPALLVSVDLSVMILALPHISVSLGADSTEQLWIMDIYGFMLSGFLIMMGSLGDRLGRRKLLMIGAAAFGSASVLAAFSNTSGMLIAARALLGIAGATVSPSSLALISNMFRDHKQRSLAIGIWFMCSMGGMALGPVVGGTMLEHFSWGSLFLLGVPVMALLLLTAPHFLPEYRDPAPGRLDMTSVMLSMCTILPAIYGLKEIAQQGLQTLPLIAIAAGVAFGTLFVRRQQRLDSPLIDLRLFATPAFSTALGGMFGITLTGASMLFIAQHLQFVEGLSPLRAAMCMLPGVFASMAGMLLSPIIARRIRPSLLIGAGLAISATGCILLSQVGAGSGLSTLIVGYIFFNVGAAPFASLSSDLIVGSAPPAKAGSAASLLQTSGEFAFALGIAVLGSIGTYVYRTQIAGFIPSDVTTLTAGASRESLAGAVSAAKALPEPIGSTLLHGAQIAFTDGMHAVVAVSGGLMIAIAILTVIKLRHIPPIGQKTPGEL from the coding sequence ATGAAAGATGCTGCGTTTGAATCGAATATCCGTGCCGGTTTGAACGAATGGATTGGACTTGCCGTACTTTCATTGCCTGCCTTGCTCGTTTCGGTAGACTTGTCCGTAATGATTCTCGCACTTCCTCACATAAGCGTCTCTCTCGGCGCTGACAGTACAGAGCAGCTATGGATCATGGACATATACGGCTTCATGCTCTCGGGGTTTCTGATCATGATGGGTTCGCTCGGAGATCGGCTCGGCCGCCGTAAGCTGCTGATGATCGGCGCAGCGGCATTCGGTTCGGCTTCGGTGTTGGCCGCTTTTTCCAACACCTCCGGAATGCTGATTGCAGCACGGGCGCTGCTCGGCATAGCCGGGGCGACGGTATCGCCTTCGTCCCTGGCTTTAATCAGCAATATGTTCCGCGATCATAAGCAGCGCTCCCTCGCCATAGGCATATGGTTCATGTGCTCCATGGGAGGCATGGCGCTTGGCCCAGTAGTCGGCGGGACGATGCTGGAGCATTTTTCATGGGGTTCGCTTTTTCTACTCGGCGTTCCAGTGATGGCGCTGCTGTTATTGACTGCGCCCCATTTTCTGCCCGAATATCGGGATCCCGCACCTGGCCGTTTGGATATGACTAGCGTCATGCTGTCGATGTGCACCATTCTACCGGCAATATACGGCCTAAAGGAAATCGCACAGCAAGGTCTACAGACCTTGCCGCTCATTGCCATCGCGGCTGGTGTTGCTTTCGGGACGTTATTCGTAAGACGGCAGCAACGGTTGGACAGTCCGCTAATTGACTTGCGCCTATTCGCAACCCCCGCCTTCAGCACGGCGCTGGGCGGCATGTTCGGCATCACTTTGACAGGCGCTTCCATGCTCTTCATCGCACAGCATCTTCAATTCGTGGAAGGACTGTCGCCGCTACGGGCAGCAATGTGCATGCTCCCGGGAGTGTTTGCGTCGATGGCGGGCATGTTGTTGTCGCCGATCATCGCTCGGCGGATCCGACCGTCGCTCCTTATCGGGGCAGGCCTTGCCATCTCGGCGACTGGTTGTATTCTATTGTCCCAGGTAGGGGCGGGATCCGGACTATCTACCCTGATCGTCGGTTATATCTTTTTTAATGTGGGTGCAGCCCCGTTTGCGAGCTTGTCCAGTGATCTAATTGTCGGCTCGGCCCCGCCGGCGAAAGCGGGTTCGGCGGCGTCCTTGCTGCAGACGAGCGGTGAATTCGCATTCGCACTTGGTATCGCCGTATTAGGCAGCATCGGTACATACGTGTACCGCACTCAAATTGCCGGCTTCATTCCGAGTGATGTTACGACGTTAACAGCCGGAGCCTCCCGCGAAAGTCTGGCTGGGGCAGTCTCGGCGGCAAAAGCTTTGCCCGAACCTATTGGTTCAACACTTCTTCATGGCGCCCAGATAGCATTTACCGACGGCATGCATGCTGTTGTGGCCGTTAGCGGCGGGCTCATGATCGCTATCGCCATACTCACCGTGATCAAGCTTCGGCATATACCCCCCATCGGGCAGAAAACGCCAGGTGAGTTGTAA
- a CDS encoding MerR family transcriptional regulator has protein sequence MKRQWKVGELAKMAGITIRTLRFYDQIGLFSPSGYSPSGYRLYTEKDISRLQQILSLKELGLSLEQIKAVMAGDQLSLSDIVTIQIDSLKENIRMQQKLLHELENVSSRMQRNEPFTVEHFMNIIRTMRMNHEKFFAERKSSMDVHLDRLGEYLDEHPEEPGQGGFDNE, from the coding sequence ATGAAGCGACAGTGGAAAGTCGGAGAACTTGCGAAAATGGCGGGAATTACGATACGAACTTTGCGTTTTTACGATCAGATCGGCTTGTTTTCGCCATCCGGCTATTCGCCATCCGGATACAGACTCTACACCGAAAAGGACATTTCACGCCTTCAGCAAATCTTGTCCTTGAAGGAGTTGGGGCTATCGCTGGAGCAGATTAAAGCCGTTATGGCCGGAGATCAACTCAGCCTGTCAGACATTGTTACCATTCAAATAGACAGCCTGAAAGAAAATATCCGCATGCAGCAGAAACTCTTGCACGAGCTTGAGAATGTATCGAGTCGGATGCAAAGGAACGAACCGTTTACCGTTGAGCATTTCATGAACATCATACGGACGATGAGAATGAATCACGAGAAATTTTTCGCTGAGAGAAAATCGAGTATGGATGTCCACCTCGACCGACTTGGTGAATATTTAGACGAGCATCCGGAAGAACCCGGACAAGGAGGTTTCGACAATGAGTGA
- a CDS encoding hybrid sensor histidine kinase/response regulator: MSDITNKIVKWKTFVIVSLFLLVLTGSRILWFTMFQSTEQPYAVNGQLDLRNWNAAEGHTIELDGQWEFYPHVWLMDPEYSQQTDKRSHLLIQVPGDWNSILQPGEDTPYGYGSYRLRILVNPEHDLTYSIRIPSVRSSSALYINGRLLAKAGEPGKNKKEYVAGNLPYTSSFVANGSSEIEVVIQAANYDYPGKSGIVRSIKFGTEEAIARQTQLSMAMQLLVAGVSLLHAVYALTLFFMGKRDRRLLYFSLMLASATLMYILATDEKLIPYWFPIDYETGVKLVSYAIIALSCSLLLCVKQQWPAFWKKAFPVYGIVCGAYALLELFLPAKHLMMLLPLDLLIMGTSLLITIGSLLRTSAIKDIKGNTLLLLALVAFADNIVWWGLTDAMEIKVLYYPFDLIIALACFVSLWFRRYFQVHHATIDLAAKLKRADQRKDQFLANTSHELRNPLHSILNLSQAVLEREKKSLHEQSVRDLELVLTVGRRMSFMLHDLLDVMSLKEGAPRLQLRSLSIQTIATGVFDMLQFMTEGKSVRLVDRIPEHFPPVIADENRVIQIVFNLLHNALKYTNEGEVSIQGYVKDGRAHIVISDTGIGMDKETMRRIFEPYEQGDSESAMVEGGFGLGLSISKQLMELHGGSLQAKSVPGQGSEFVFTLPLADQTASQEERQTNNLPSIVFAESTAAAASDPLDSISVQQKTMNANRPRILVVDDDPVNLKVMETILSVEEYDVTSVTNGNQALAVMDSQEWDLVISDVMMPHMSGYELTRTIRERFSITELPILLLTARSQPEDIENGFRVGANDYVTKPVDSWEVRSRVKALTEVKQSVRERLRMEAAWLQAQIQPHFLFNTLNAIMALSEINLDRMRNLLGVFSDFLRYKYKLKNMDELVPVEDELSIVRSYLFIEKERFDERLQVLWEIDDCQELKIPLFTIQPLVENSVRHGIMKRSRGGKIVIRIVNHETYAEISVEDDGVGMEESELQRILEKRMDDESGVGLLNTDLRLKRHYGKGLHIKSKPEVGTSVSFVVWKHHKE, from the coding sequence TTGTCGGACATTACAAACAAGATCGTCAAATGGAAGACCTTTGTCATTGTAAGCCTGTTTCTGCTTGTTCTGACAGGCTCCCGCATACTCTGGTTCACAATGTTTCAAAGTACGGAGCAGCCGTATGCTGTTAACGGACAACTGGATTTGCGAAACTGGAATGCCGCCGAAGGTCATACAATTGAGTTGGACGGCCAGTGGGAATTTTATCCCCATGTATGGCTTATGGACCCGGAATATTCGCAGCAAACTGACAAACGCAGCCACCTATTAATTCAAGTTCCGGGAGATTGGAATTCTATCCTGCAGCCGGGGGAAGACACGCCGTACGGTTACGGTTCGTACCGCTTGCGAATCCTCGTGAATCCGGAACACGATTTGACCTACAGCATTCGCATCCCCAGTGTTCGTAGTTCGTCTGCGTTGTATATAAACGGCAGACTTCTGGCCAAAGCAGGAGAGCCAGGAAAGAACAAGAAGGAGTACGTTGCCGGTAATTTACCCTACACGTCTTCCTTTGTAGCGAACGGCAGCAGTGAAATTGAAGTTGTCATCCAGGCGGCAAATTACGATTACCCTGGCAAAAGCGGCATTGTTCGTTCGATCAAGTTTGGAACCGAAGAAGCTATTGCCCGCCAGACCCAGCTTTCTATGGCCATGCAGCTTTTGGTCGCGGGCGTCTCCCTGCTGCATGCTGTATACGCGTTGACTCTGTTTTTTATGGGGAAAAGGGACCGTAGATTGCTCTACTTCTCCTTGATGCTTGCCAGTGCGACTCTCATGTATATTCTTGCAACCGATGAGAAATTGATTCCTTACTGGTTCCCGATTGATTACGAGACGGGCGTAAAGCTTGTTTCTTATGCCATCATCGCCCTTTCCTGCTCTCTCCTTCTGTGTGTAAAGCAGCAGTGGCCCGCGTTCTGGAAAAAAGCTTTTCCGGTGTATGGCATAGTGTGCGGAGCCTATGCCTTGTTGGAATTGTTCCTGCCTGCCAAACATCTCATGATGCTTCTGCCGCTGGATCTATTGATTATGGGGACTTCCTTACTCATCACCATCGGGTCACTGCTTCGTACGTCCGCCATAAAGGATATCAAGGGCAATACCTTATTACTGCTGGCCCTTGTCGCTTTTGCGGACAACATCGTTTGGTGGGGCTTGACGGATGCGATGGAAATCAAGGTCTTGTACTACCCTTTTGATCTCATCATCGCGTTGGCCTGCTTTGTGTCCTTATGGTTCAGGAGATATTTCCAGGTCCACCATGCGACCATTGATCTGGCAGCCAAGTTGAAGAGAGCGGATCAACGAAAAGACCAGTTTCTTGCCAATACGTCCCATGAACTGCGAAATCCGCTTCACAGCATACTCAACCTTTCACAAGCAGTGCTGGAAAGAGAGAAGAAGTCACTCCATGAACAAAGCGTTCGGGACCTGGAGCTCGTCCTGACGGTGGGACGTCGTATGTCGTTCATGCTCCATGACCTGCTTGATGTGATGAGCTTGAAGGAAGGCGCCCCCCGACTTCAACTCCGCAGCCTATCCATCCAGACAATTGCAACCGGTGTATTTGATATGCTCCAATTTATGACCGAGGGCAAATCCGTCCGACTCGTGGATCGGATTCCCGAACATTTCCCGCCAGTCATTGCCGACGAAAACCGGGTGATCCAAATCGTGTTCAATCTGCTTCACAATGCGCTGAAATACACGAACGAAGGCGAAGTCTCGATCCAAGGATACGTAAAGGACGGACGAGCTCATATTGTCATCTCGGACACGGGTATTGGCATGGACAAGGAAACGATGCGACGTATATTCGAGCCTTATGAGCAGGGCGACTCCGAAAGTGCGATGGTCGAAGGAGGATTTGGCCTGGGACTCAGCATCAGCAAACAACTGATGGAGCTGCACGGCGGATCGCTGCAAGCTAAATCCGTTCCCGGTCAAGGCTCTGAATTCGTCTTCACCCTACCCTTGGCCGATCAGACCGCTTCACAGGAAGAAAGGCAGACGAACAACCTTCCCTCTATCGTTTTTGCGGAATCAACAGCAGCGGCTGCCTCAGATCCGCTCGACTCGATCTCTGTGCAGCAGAAGACGATGAATGCCAATCGGCCAAGAATATTGGTCGTTGACGACGACCCCGTTAACCTCAAAGTAATGGAAACGATTCTTTCCGTAGAAGAATACGACGTCACGTCGGTAACAAACGGCAATCAAGCGCTGGCTGTAATGGATTCCCAGGAATGGGATTTGGTCATCTCTGACGTCATGATGCCTCACATGTCCGGGTATGAGCTGACGCGGACGATTCGTGAGCGTTTCTCCATTACGGAGCTTCCCATTCTGCTGCTTACTGCAAGGAGCCAGCCTGAGGACATCGAAAACGGATTTCGAGTGGGCGCCAACGATTACGTAACGAAGCCGGTAGATTCGTGGGAAGTGCGGTCGCGTGTAAAAGCGCTGACCGAGGTGAAACAATCCGTCCGGGAGCGGCTGCGAATGGAAGCGGCTTGGCTTCAGGCGCAAATCCAGCCTCACTTCCTGTTCAACACCCTGAATGCCATTATGGCTTTAAGCGAAATCAATTTGGACCGAATGCGAAATCTCCTGGGAGTTTTCAGTGATTTTTTAAGGTATAAATACAAGCTGAAGAATATGGATGAACTTGTTCCCGTAGAAGACGAGTTGAGTATTGTCCGCTCTTACCTCTTCATCGAAAAAGAGCGCTTTGACGAAAGGCTGCAGGTTTTGTGGGAGATAGACGATTGCCAGGAGTTGAAGATCCCCCTGTTTACGATCCAGCCCCTTGTGGAGAATTCCGTAAGACATGGTATCATGAAGCGTTCCCGAGGCGGGAAAATTGTCATCCGGATTGTCAACCACGAGACATATGCCGAGATTTCCGTCGAGGACGACGGCGTTGGGATGGAGGAATCTGAATTGCAGCGAATACTTGAAAAACGTATGGACGACGAGTCGGGAGTCGGCCTACTGAATACCGATCTTCGCCTCAAGCGCCATTATGGAAAGGGACTTCACATCAAAAGCAAACCGGAAGTGGGGACTTCGGTATCGTTTGTCGTATGGAAGCACCATAAAGAGTAA
- a CDS encoding SRPBCC family protein codes for MSERSAKHSTFVIERNYKHSPARVFAAWAGQAAKAVWFPKADEFDFRVGGREFNRGGPPGGPVFTFDACYQEIVQNRRIVYSYTLDMADKRMSVSVTTVEFDSVDGGTRLIYTEQGVYLDGLDTPEQREHGTKVFLDRLGEALDGQ; via the coding sequence ATGAGTGAAAGATCTGCTAAACATTCCACATTTGTCATCGAAAGAAACTATAAACATTCCCCTGCCCGTGTATTCGCTGCATGGGCGGGTCAAGCAGCCAAAGCCGTCTGGTTTCCTAAAGCTGACGAGTTCGACTTCCGCGTCGGCGGACGCGAATTCAATCGCGGTGGTCCGCCTGGGGGACCCGTTTTTACATTCGATGCCTGCTATCAGGAGATCGTTCAGAATAGGCGAATTGTATACTCCTACACTCTGGACATGGCAGACAAGCGGATGTCAGTCTCCGTGACGACGGTGGAATTCGATTCCGTGGACGGCGGCACGCGCTTGATCTATACTGAGCAGGGCGTTTATCTGGACGGTCTCGATACGCCTGAACAGCGTGAGCACGGAACAAAGGTGTTCTTGGATCGTCTCGGAGAGGCTCTGGACGGCCAATGA